The Solanum pennellii chromosome 11, SPENNV200 genome contains a region encoding:
- the LOC107005117 gene encoding dihydropyrimidinase isoform X1 — translation MEFFFRVQLLIPLISVLALFPLSESNNIQFCDATNIYGDSGCDFMSSVSSKILIKGGTVVNAHHKEVADVYIEDGTIVAVQPNIKVSDDIKVIDATGKFVMPGGIDPHTHLAMEFMGSETIDDFFSGQAAALAGGTTMHIDFVIPVDGSLSAGYEAYVEKAKRSCMDYGFHMAITKWNETVSEEMEIMVKEKGINSFKFFLAYKGSFMVNDELLMEGLKKCKSLGALAMVHAENGDAVFEGQKRMIELGITGPEGHALSRPPVLEGEATARAIRLASFVNTPLYVVHVMSIDAMEEIARARKSGQRVVGEPVVSGLLLNDSVLWDPDFQFAARYVMSPPIRAAGHGTALQAALAAGVLQLVGTDHCTFNSTQKALGIGDFRKIPNGVNGMEERMHLVWNTMVASGQISVTEYVRITSTECARIFNIYPRKGAILVGSDADIIILNPNSSFKISSKSHHYRTDTNVYEGWTGKGKVETTIAGGRVVWENDELKVIPGAGKYIEMPPFSYLFDGIDKADAKYLSSLRAPVERSTT, via the exons ATGGAGTTTTTCTTCAGAGTTCAACTTTTGATTCCTTTGATTTCAGTGCTTGCCCTTTTCCCTCTTTCTGAATCCAATAATATCCAG TTTTGTGATGCCACAAATATTTATGGAGATTCTGGGTGCGATTTTATGTCGTCAGTTTCATCAAAGATACTTATAAAAGGAGGAACTGTAGTGAATGCTCATCATAAGGAGGTCGCTGATGTGTATATAGAGGATGGAACAATTGTGGCAGTGCAGCCTAACATCAAG GTTAGTGACGATATCAAAGTCATTGATGCAACTGGAAAGTTTGTCATGCCAG GAGGAATTGATCCTCATACACACCTTGCTATGGAATTTATGGGATCGGAGACAATTGATGACTTCTTCAGTGGACAGGCAGCCGCATTAGCTGGTGGAACAACAATGCATATTGACTTTGTTATTCCGGTAGATGGAAGCTTATCTGCAGGTTATGAAGCTTATGTAGAGAAAGCTAAGAGGTCATGCATGGATTATGGTTTTCACATGGCAATTACAAAATGGAATGAAACTGTATCTGAGGAGATGGAAATTATGGTCAAGGAGAAAG GTATCAACTCTTTCAAATTTTTCCTTGCCTACAAAGGTTCCTTCATGGTTAATGATGAGCTTCTAATGGAGGGATTGAAGAAGTGCAAGTCCCTTGGTGCCTTAGCTATGGTTCATGCAGAAAACGGGGATGCTGTATTTGAAGGTCAAAAAAGAATGATCGAACTTGGTATTACTGGTCCAGAGGGACATGCATTATCAAGGCCTCCAGTG CTGGAGGGAGAGGCTACTGCTCGAGCTATTCGTTTGGCTAGCTTTGTGAACACTCCATTGTATGTTGTTCATGTCATGAGTATTGATGCGATGGAAGAAATTGCCAGAGCTCGGAAGTCAG GTCAAAGAGTTGTTGGGGAGCCAGTCGTTTCAGGTTTACTTCTTAATGATTCAGTACTTTGGGATCCTGATTTCCAATTTGCAGCAAG GTATGTCATGAGCCCACCAATCAGAGCAGCAGGTCATGGAACAGCTCTTCAAGCAGCTCTTGCTGCAGGGGTTCTGCAG CTGGTAGGAACTGATCACTGCACCTTCAACTCAACTCAGAAAGCGCTAGGAATTGGTGATTTCCGGAAAATACCAAATGGTGTTAATG GTATGGAGGAGAGAATGCATTTGGTTTGGAATACAATGGTG GCTTCTGGTCAGATATCTGTCACTGAGTATGTTCGCATAACAAGCACAGAATG TGCTCGGATTTTCAATATCTATCCAAGGAAGGGAGCAATACTTGTTGGGTCTGATGCAGATATAATCATTTTAAATCCCAATTCAAGCTTCAAGATTAGTTCAAAGTCACACCATTATAGGACAGATACCAATGTCTATGAGGGTTGGACAGGCAAG GGAAAGGTTGAAACTACAATTGCAGGAGGAAGGGTTGTTTGGGAAAATGATGAGCTGAAAGTCATCCCTGGTGCTGGCAAGTACATTGAAATGCCACCTTTCAGTTATCTTTTTGACGGGATAGACAAGGCAGATGCAAAGTACCTCTCTTCCTTAAGAGCACCCGTAGAACGATCAACGACTTGA
- the LOC107005118 gene encoding uncharacterized protein LOC107005118, with translation MAKQRERNGSPSVPQFGAWHHKTADDLNFSMVFSQARANKKQSRQNIAHHSPGNEQEMLGKHQHVSPRKSSSTPVPQVGPRDSKDRANKKPHKPDKTHRSLGNEQELGKHQQASTMVRPKSVPQFGEWDQKSGASPDYSKVSSQARANKKQHKHDSAHRSLGNEQELGKHREVSPRKNSHMAEPHYGVWDQKTGNSPNYPMGLSQDRTKKKQHRHGLARHSMGTEQELGKHRDVSPVKIGWMSVPQFGEWEQKTPSETNYSMVFSQARANRKKHKSDLTHRSYDFEQDLLSREREKAATRKKKKFMTYLSCCLPA, from the exons ATGGCAAAACAAAGGGAG aGAAATGGATCGCCGTCTGTACCTCAGTTTGGAGCATGGCATCACAAGACCGCGGACGATCTTAATTTTTCCATGGTATTCTCCCAAGCTCGTGCAAACAAGAAGCAAAGTAGACAGAATATAGCACACCACAGCCCAGGAAATGAGCAAGAAATGCTTGGCAAACACCAACATGTATCACCAAGG AAAAGTAGTTCTACTCCAGTGCCTCAAGTTGGACCACGGGATTCAAAAGATCGTGCCAACAAGAAGCCACATAAACCTGATAAAACACACCGAAGCCTAGGCAATGAGCAAGAACTTGGCAAGCACCAACAGGCTTCCACAATG GTTCGTCCAAAGTCTGTCCCTCAATTTGGAGAGTGGGATCAAAAGAGTGGGGCTAGTCCTGATTACTCGAAAGTGTCCTCTCAAGCTCGTGCCAACAAGAAGCAGCATAAGCATGATTCAGCACACCGCAGCTTGGGAAATGAACAAGAGCTTGGCAAGCACCGTGAGGTTTCACCCAGG aaaaatagtCATATGGCAGAGCCTCATTATGGAGTATGGGATCAGAAGACTGGGAACAGTCCAAATTATCCCATGGGGTTGTCCCAGGATCGTACCAAAAAGAAGCAGCATAGACATGGTTTAGCACGCCACAGCATGGGAACTGAGCAAGAGCTTGGTAAACACAGAGATGTTTCACCTGTG AAAATTGGTTGGATGTCTGTACCTCAATTTGGAGAGTGGGAGCAAAAGACTCCGAGTGAGACCAATTATTCTATGGTGTTCTCACAAGCGCGCGCCAACAGAAAGAAGCACAAGAGTGATTTAACTCATCGTAGCTATGACTTTGAGCAGGATCTTCTATCCAGGGAGCGAGAGAAAGCTGCCACG aggaaaaagaagaagttcatGACCTACCTTAGTTGCTGTCTTCCTGCATGA
- the LOC107005117 gene encoding dihydropyrimidinase isoform X2, whose product MPGGIDPHTHLAMEFMGSETIDDFFSGQAAALAGGTTMHIDFVIPVDGSLSAGYEAYVEKAKRSCMDYGFHMAITKWNETVSEEMEIMVKEKGINSFKFFLAYKGSFMVNDELLMEGLKKCKSLGALAMVHAENGDAVFEGQKRMIELGITGPEGHALSRPPVLEGEATARAIRLASFVNTPLYVVHVMSIDAMEEIARARKSGQRVVGEPVVSGLLLNDSVLWDPDFQFAARYVMSPPIRAAGHGTALQAALAAGVLQLVGTDHCTFNSTQKALGIGDFRKIPNGVNGMEERMHLVWNTMVASGQISVTEYVRITSTECARIFNIYPRKGAILVGSDADIIILNPNSSFKISSKSHHYRTDTNVYEGWTGKGKVETTIAGGRVVWENDELKVIPGAGKYIEMPPFSYLFDGIDKADAKYLSSLRAPVERSTT is encoded by the exons ATGCCAG GAGGAATTGATCCTCATACACACCTTGCTATGGAATTTATGGGATCGGAGACAATTGATGACTTCTTCAGTGGACAGGCAGCCGCATTAGCTGGTGGAACAACAATGCATATTGACTTTGTTATTCCGGTAGATGGAAGCTTATCTGCAGGTTATGAAGCTTATGTAGAGAAAGCTAAGAGGTCATGCATGGATTATGGTTTTCACATGGCAATTACAAAATGGAATGAAACTGTATCTGAGGAGATGGAAATTATGGTCAAGGAGAAAG GTATCAACTCTTTCAAATTTTTCCTTGCCTACAAAGGTTCCTTCATGGTTAATGATGAGCTTCTAATGGAGGGATTGAAGAAGTGCAAGTCCCTTGGTGCCTTAGCTATGGTTCATGCAGAAAACGGGGATGCTGTATTTGAAGGTCAAAAAAGAATGATCGAACTTGGTATTACTGGTCCAGAGGGACATGCATTATCAAGGCCTCCAGTG CTGGAGGGAGAGGCTACTGCTCGAGCTATTCGTTTGGCTAGCTTTGTGAACACTCCATTGTATGTTGTTCATGTCATGAGTATTGATGCGATGGAAGAAATTGCCAGAGCTCGGAAGTCAG GTCAAAGAGTTGTTGGGGAGCCAGTCGTTTCAGGTTTACTTCTTAATGATTCAGTACTTTGGGATCCTGATTTCCAATTTGCAGCAAG GTATGTCATGAGCCCACCAATCAGAGCAGCAGGTCATGGAACAGCTCTTCAAGCAGCTCTTGCTGCAGGGGTTCTGCAG CTGGTAGGAACTGATCACTGCACCTTCAACTCAACTCAGAAAGCGCTAGGAATTGGTGATTTCCGGAAAATACCAAATGGTGTTAATG GTATGGAGGAGAGAATGCATTTGGTTTGGAATACAATGGTG GCTTCTGGTCAGATATCTGTCACTGAGTATGTTCGCATAACAAGCACAGAATG TGCTCGGATTTTCAATATCTATCCAAGGAAGGGAGCAATACTTGTTGGGTCTGATGCAGATATAATCATTTTAAATCCCAATTCAAGCTTCAAGATTAGTTCAAAGTCACACCATTATAGGACAGATACCAATGTCTATGAGGGTTGGACAGGCAAG GGAAAGGTTGAAACTACAATTGCAGGAGGAAGGGTTGTTTGGGAAAATGATGAGCTGAAAGTCATCCCTGGTGCTGGCAAGTACATTGAAATGCCACCTTTCAGTTATCTTTTTGACGGGATAGACAAGGCAGATGCAAAGTACCTCTCTTCCTTAAGAGCACCCGTAGAACGATCAACGACTTGA